Proteins from a genomic interval of Alteromonas macleodii ATCC 27126:
- a CDS encoding response regulator transcription factor: MITLLIADDHPLYRDALRGALSLSLPALTLKEAGDLNTTVDILNNEDIDLLLLDLHMPGSNDLFGLLHIRKLFPELPVAVVSGTEDTTLISKIISVGALGFIPKTASAQDIANAVEAILDGDVWLPDNLSEDVDEVNEEFSELADKVASLTPSQYKVLCYMRDGLLNKQIGFNLDIAEATVKAHVTAIFKKLGINNRTQAVLIASQLELEPPVQ, encoded by the coding sequence ATGATAACCCTTCTAATCGCTGATGATCATCCGCTGTATCGCGATGCACTAAGAGGCGCGTTGTCGTTGTCACTTCCAGCCTTAACCCTCAAAGAGGCGGGAGACCTTAACACTACAGTCGATATTCTCAACAACGAGGATATCGACTTATTGCTGCTTGATTTGCACATGCCGGGTAGCAATGATTTGTTTGGTTTGCTGCATATTCGAAAACTCTTTCCCGAACTTCCTGTTGCCGTAGTCTCTGGCACAGAAGACACCACACTTATTTCAAAGATTATTAGCGTGGGCGCGCTAGGGTTCATCCCAAAAACTGCCAGTGCGCAAGATATTGCAAACGCCGTAGAAGCAATTCTGGATGGCGATGTATGGCTACCTGATAACTTAAGTGAAGACGTTGATGAGGTGAATGAAGAATTCTCTGAATTAGCGGACAAAGTTGCCTCGCTAACGCCTTCGCAATACAAAGTGCTTTGTTACATGCGAGACGGCTTGCTGAACAAGCAAATTGGCTTTAATTTAGATATCGCAGAGGCCACGGTTAAAGCGCATGTTACTGCTATCTTTAAAAAGCTGGGCATAAACAACCGCACACAAGCGGTACTTATTGCTTCACAACTTGAGTTGGAGCCGCCGGTTCAGTAA
- the acs gene encoding acetate--CoA ligase — protein sequence MTASKTYPVPENILQSTHLTASQYDEMYKQSVEQPEAFWAEHASMLEWYQKPTKIKNTMFGENDVSIKWFEDGELNASYNCIDRHLADNATKVAFHWEGDSPEDSQDITYQQVHYEVCKLANALKEMGVAKGDRVAIYMPMVPEAAYAMLACARIGAVHSVIFGGFSPNAIADRINDSNAKVVITADEGRRAGRSIPLKANVDKALSGDACPSITHVLVHKLTGGEVDWNAKHDVWWHDAVDGVSAQCEPEVMNAEDPLFILYTSGSTGTPKGVVHTTGGYLLYSAMTFKYAFDYKEDDVYWCTADVGWITGHSYMVYGPMVNAASQVFFEGVPTYPDVKRIAQVVEKYKVNSLYTAPTAIRALMAHGDVPAEGCDVSSLRLLGTVGEPINPEAWEWYHRVIGMSRCPIIDTWWQTETGGHMILPLPGATELKPGSATRPFFGIQPALFDADGNELEGAAEGNLVIKDSWPSQARTVYGDHQRFINTYFSAYKGVYFTGDGARCDEDGFYWITGRVDDVLNVSGHRLGTAEIESALVAHPKVAEAAVVGFPHDIKGQGIYVYVTPNEGVEADEALTKELKAWVRQELSPIATPDMIQWSRGLPKTRSGKIMRRILRKIAANEHEQLGDTSTLADPSVVDTLIEERLNK from the coding sequence ATGACCGCCAGCAAAACTTATCCTGTGCCTGAGAACATTCTTCAGTCTACACATTTAACCGCATCTCAATATGATGAGATGTATAAGCAATCTGTAGAGCAACCTGAAGCGTTCTGGGCTGAGCACGCATCCATGCTTGAGTGGTATCAAAAGCCCACCAAAATTAAAAACACAATGTTTGGTGAAAACGATGTGTCTATTAAGTGGTTTGAAGATGGTGAATTAAATGCCAGCTATAACTGTATTGATCGCCATTTAGCTGATAATGCCACAAAAGTCGCCTTTCACTGGGAAGGTGACTCACCAGAAGATAGCCAAGATATCACGTATCAACAAGTGCACTATGAAGTTTGTAAATTAGCGAATGCACTTAAAGAAATGGGCGTAGCAAAAGGTGATCGTGTTGCGATTTACATGCCGATGGTACCTGAGGCTGCCTACGCCATGCTAGCGTGTGCCCGAATTGGTGCAGTACATTCGGTGATTTTCGGTGGATTTTCACCTAACGCTATTGCCGATCGTATCAATGACAGCAACGCCAAAGTCGTGATTACTGCTGATGAAGGCCGTCGTGCTGGAAGAAGTATTCCACTGAAAGCGAATGTGGATAAAGCACTGTCTGGTGATGCGTGTCCGTCTATTACTCATGTTTTAGTTCATAAGCTCACAGGAGGAGAAGTAGACTGGAATGCTAAGCACGATGTGTGGTGGCATGACGCTGTTGATGGCGTGTCAGCGCAGTGTGAACCAGAGGTAATGAACGCGGAAGACCCACTGTTTATCCTTTATACATCAGGCTCTACTGGAACGCCAAAAGGTGTAGTACACACCACGGGCGGGTATCTCTTATATTCTGCGATGACCTTTAAATATGCCTTTGACTACAAAGAAGACGATGTTTATTGGTGTACCGCTGATGTAGGCTGGATCACAGGCCACAGCTACATGGTTTATGGCCCTATGGTGAACGCCGCATCACAAGTGTTCTTTGAGGGTGTACCAACCTATCCAGACGTTAAGCGTATTGCTCAGGTAGTGGAAAAATACAAAGTAAATAGTTTATATACCGCGCCAACTGCTATCCGCGCATTAATGGCCCACGGAGATGTTCCAGCTGAAGGGTGTGATGTCTCATCGCTTCGTCTGTTAGGAACAGTAGGTGAACCTATTAATCCTGAAGCATGGGAATGGTACCACCGCGTAATTGGTATGAGCCGTTGTCCAATCATCGATACATGGTGGCAGACAGAAACAGGTGGACACATGATCCTGCCTTTACCTGGCGCTACGGAGTTGAAGCCTGGCTCAGCGACCCGTCCATTCTTCGGCATTCAGCCTGCGCTATTTGATGCTGACGGTAATGAGCTTGAAGGGGCAGCAGAAGGTAATCTTGTTATTAAAGACAGCTGGCCTAGCCAAGCTCGAACGGTTTATGGCGATCATCAGCGCTTTATTAACACCTACTTTAGCGCGTACAAAGGTGTGTACTTCACCGGTGACGGTGCTCGTTGCGACGAAGATGGCTTCTACTGGATCACCGGTCGTGTAGATGACGTGCTAAACGTTTCTGGACACCGTTTGGGCACCGCTGAAATCGAAAGTGCACTTGTTGCCCATCCTAAAGTGGCTGAGGCTGCCGTTGTTGGCTTCCCACATGATATCAAAGGGCAGGGTATCTACGTTTACGTAACGCCAAATGAAGGGGTTGAAGCAGATGAAGCCCTTACTAAAGAGCTTAAGGCGTGGGTGCGTCAAGAGCTAAGCCCGATTGCTACACCTGATATGATCCAATGGTCTCGCGGATTACCTAAAACCCGCTCTGGTAAAATTATGCGCCGTATTTTGCGTAAGATTGCCGCCAATGAGCATGAGCAATTAGGTGACACATCTACGTTGGCGGATCCATCGGTTGTTGATACACTGATAGAGGAACGTCTAAATAAGTAG
- a CDS encoding Na/Pi symporter: MSMIDPQLAQNSVLEKAHNWRKWLLLALLVYVMLLAVSMIGSGFKFATGDHAKSLFSFASNPVMGLIIGMVCTALIQSSSTVTSIIVGMVAGGLPITIAIPMMMGANIGTSITNTLVSLGHVAKKDEFQRAFNAATIHDFFNVLSVLIFLPLEMAFGILEFLSAQLVALLHTGEAIGVSGVNPIKAMTQPVTDLVTQAFSFLPSIYPGVAKIILGIGLIMFSITYMGKIMKSLMVGKAKALLHTSIGKGPLSGITSGAVMTVLVQSSSTTTSLMVPLVGSGILKAKDIYPFTLGANIGTCITALIAALGVVGVNSGFALQIALVHLIYNVLGVTLIYGLPLLRNIPLNLSYQLSVIAAERKMYGAAYIGGLFFIMPLGIIFTTM; the protein is encoded by the coding sequence ATGTCAATGATTGACCCTCAACTAGCCCAGAACAGCGTGCTAGAAAAAGCACATAACTGGCGTAAGTGGCTTCTTTTAGCCTTATTAGTCTATGTGATGTTATTAGCTGTTAGCATGATTGGCAGCGGATTCAAATTTGCTACTGGCGACCACGCGAAATCTCTTTTTAGTTTTGCTTCTAATCCTGTCATGGGATTGATTATTGGTATGGTGTGTACCGCACTTATTCAGTCTTCAAGTACGGTTACCTCTATTATTGTCGGAATGGTAGCGGGTGGTTTACCCATAACTATCGCTATACCCATGATGATGGGTGCCAACATTGGGACCAGTATTACCAACACCTTGGTGAGCCTTGGTCATGTTGCAAAAAAAGACGAGTTTCAACGAGCCTTCAATGCGGCCACTATTCATGACTTCTTCAATGTACTGTCGGTACTAATTTTCTTACCTCTTGAAATGGCGTTTGGTATTTTGGAGTTTTTAAGTGCCCAATTGGTTGCGCTTCTCCATACTGGTGAAGCCATCGGTGTGTCTGGTGTTAATCCTATTAAAGCGATGACGCAACCGGTAACAGACTTAGTTACACAAGCATTCTCCTTTTTACCTTCTATTTATCCGGGCGTAGCGAAAATAATTCTTGGCATTGGCCTTATTATGTTTTCAATTACCTACATGGGTAAAATTATGAAATCACTTATGGTGGGCAAGGCAAAGGCGTTATTGCATACCAGCATAGGAAAAGGTCCGCTCTCTGGAATAACGTCAGGTGCTGTGATGACCGTGCTAGTGCAATCCTCGTCAACTACTACATCGCTTATGGTACCTTTGGTTGGTAGTGGAATTTTAAAAGCTAAGGATATCTATCCGTTCACATTGGGCGCGAATATAGGTACATGTATCACTGCGCTTATCGCAGCGTTGGGTGTAGTGGGGGTTAATAGTGGATTTGCACTACAAATAGCGCTAGTGCACCTGATTTATAACGTTCTGGGCGTTACGCTTATTTACGGGCTGCCTTTATTGCGCAATATTCCGCTCAATTTGTCTTATCAATTATCAGTGATAGCGGCAGAGCGGAAAATGTACGGCGCAGCTTATATCGGTGGCTTATTCTTTATTATGCCTTTGGGTATTATCTTCACCACTATGTAG
- a CDS encoding ATP-dependent zinc protease, translated as MNNKKIVGAVELCDLPKLAISDLNVRVDTGAATSSLHVDNIEEFDQDGELWIKFDIHPDIHNVERVVRREARVEGQKRVKSSTATLEKRYVIITPIIMDGYQWDIQLTLTDRSEMTYLMLLGREAMSGQFIVDPEHDFLLTGKD; from the coding sequence ATGAACAATAAAAAAATTGTTGGTGCGGTAGAGCTGTGCGATTTACCAAAACTCGCCATCTCTGATTTGAACGTACGCGTTGATACAGGGGCGGCAACGTCTTCACTCCACGTTGATAACATTGAAGAGTTTGATCAAGACGGTGAATTATGGATTAAATTTGATATTCATCCGGACATTCACAACGTTGAACGCGTGGTTCGCAGAGAAGCACGTGTAGAAGGACAAAAACGCGTAAAAAGCTCAACGGCTACACTTGAGAAGCGCTATGTTATAATTACGCCTATAATAATGGACGGGTACCAGTGGGATATTCAGTTAACCCTAACGGACCGCTCTGAAATGACCTATTTGATGCTGCTCGGAAGAGAAGCGATGAGTGGTCAATTTATTGTAGACCCCGAACACGACTTTTTGCTGACGGGGAAAGACTAG
- a CDS encoding amino acid ABC transporter substrate-binding protein yields MRLVHEIQNMDVTKKALSVAALLLSVFTLLSAHAQQQNTNEVSTDLPHTVLRLPNIHPGRDAVYAYAKRLLTESLRVTEPQYGSFELIVSDQETAQERQLRSLEHNMLDVTWSVTSTERERQFLPIRIPIMAGLFGKRALLVREGDTRLKEVKSLNALRAYRAVLGYDWPDTKIFRANDIPVLETTYRASFRIVSEGFADMFPRSVMEIKEELSDKTLSRGLTIDEHLIISYPSPIFFFVGSDNQALAGRIAEGLLRLFETGKFQELLLAHDNFREGMALTEGRTVIEIDNPLLSEQSRLALEKFLPEFATSEDVLTFDVTEPAAPTQVVKQ; encoded by the coding sequence ATGCGTTTAGTGCATGAAATACAAAATATGGACGTTACGAAAAAAGCCCTCAGTGTTGCCGCTCTACTGTTGAGTGTATTTACACTATTGAGTGCTCATGCTCAGCAGCAAAACACAAATGAGGTAAGTACTGACTTACCTCACACCGTTCTCCGCTTGCCAAATATTCATCCTGGACGAGACGCCGTATACGCCTACGCTAAACGTCTTCTCACAGAATCACTGCGCGTTACTGAACCTCAATACGGTTCTTTTGAACTGATTGTCAGCGACCAAGAAACGGCGCAAGAACGTCAACTACGCAGCCTTGAACACAACATGCTAGACGTGACGTGGAGCGTTACCTCGACAGAGCGTGAACGTCAGTTCCTGCCCATTCGCATTCCCATTATGGCGGGTCTTTTTGGTAAGCGTGCACTGCTGGTCAGAGAAGGCGATACGCGACTTAAAGAAGTAAAGTCATTAAACGCGTTACGAGCATACCGCGCGGTTTTGGGCTACGACTGGCCCGATACGAAGATATTTCGCGCAAACGATATCCCAGTGTTGGAAACGACCTACCGGGCGTCATTTCGCATTGTTTCAGAAGGCTTCGCCGATATGTTTCCAAGAAGCGTAATGGAAATCAAAGAGGAGCTTTCAGACAAAACCCTTTCTCGCGGCCTAACTATTGATGAACACCTTATAATATCGTATCCAAGCCCCATCTTTTTCTTTGTGGGAAGCGACAATCAGGCATTAGCCGGGCGGATAGCTGAAGGCCTGTTAAGGCTCTTCGAAACGGGTAAGTTTCAGGAGCTACTGTTAGCTCACGATAACTTTAGAGAAGGTATGGCACTTACCGAAGGGCGAACGGTTATTGAAATTGACAACCCTTTGCTCAGTGAACAAAGCCGCTTGGCATTGGAAAAGTTCTTACCGGAATTTGCTACCTCAGAAGACGTGCTTACGTTCGACGTTACTGAACCGGCGGCTCCAACTCAAGTTGTGAAGCAATAA
- the rimK gene encoding 30S ribosomal protein S6--L-glutamate ligase gives MRIAILSRNPRLYSTSRLVEAGQARGHQVDVIDTMHCYMDITSARPSVRYNGKRLPYYDAVIPRIGASVSFYGTSVVRQFEMMGTYSLNESVAISRSRDKLRSLQLLSRKGIGMPRTGFAHHPDKIDDVIKTVGGAPVVIKLLEGTQGIGVVLADTQKAAESIIEAFMGLNASILVQEFIKEAGGADIRCFVVGGKVVAAMKRQAAPGEFRSNLHRGGQASLVRLSPAERKTAVDAAKTMGLNCCGVDILRSNNGPVVMEVNSSPGLEGIEKATNKDVASMIIEFIEKSAEPHKTKTRGKG, from the coding sequence ATGCGCATTGCAATTCTTTCTAGAAATCCTCGTCTTTACTCTACTTCACGCTTAGTCGAAGCTGGGCAGGCTCGCGGGCATCAGGTTGACGTTATCGATACCATGCACTGCTACATGGATATCACCAGTGCGCGACCGTCAGTTCGCTATAACGGTAAGCGACTACCCTATTACGATGCAGTGATCCCGCGAATTGGCGCATCGGTTAGCTTTTATGGCACATCAGTCGTTCGCCAATTTGAAATGATGGGCACATACAGCCTTAACGAGTCGGTTGCTATCAGCCGCTCTCGAGATAAATTGCGTTCGTTGCAGCTTTTATCACGTAAAGGCATAGGTATGCCGAGAACAGGCTTCGCACACCATCCTGACAAAATCGACGATGTTATTAAGACGGTTGGCGGCGCCCCAGTGGTTATTAAGTTACTTGAAGGCACGCAAGGTATTGGCGTGGTATTGGCCGACACGCAAAAAGCGGCAGAGTCGATCATTGAAGCCTTTATGGGTCTTAACGCCAGTATTTTAGTGCAAGAGTTCATTAAAGAAGCGGGCGGTGCAGATATTCGTTGCTTTGTGGTAGGTGGAAAAGTTGTAGCAGCGATGAAGCGCCAAGCAGCACCTGGGGAATTCCGCTCTAACCTTCACCGTGGCGGTCAGGCAAGTTTAGTTCGCCTAAGTCCAGCGGAACGCAAAACAGCGGTAGATGCGGCTAAAACGATGGGACTAAATTGTTGTGGCGTAGATATTCTTCGTTCGAACAACGGTCCAGTCGTTATGGAAGTAAACTCATCGCCGGGCCTTGAAGGCATTGAGAAAGCGACCAATAAAGATGTGGCCAGTATGATCATCGAGTTCATTGAAAAAAGCGCAGAGCCGCACAAAACAAAAACCCGTGGAAAGGGCTAG
- a CDS encoding succinylglutamate desuccinylase/aspartoacylase family protein has protein sequence MVNDVLRIGGENIAPGETKKIELEMPPLYTATNMSIPVYVKRGKRPGPIMFVSAAIHGDELNGIEIVGRLIRSKAIERLRGTLIAVPMVNVYGVLNQSRYLPDRRDLNRSFPGSKKGSLAGRLANLFFKEVVSKCDVGIDLHTGAIHRSNLPQIRADLDDPEVLEMAKAFGVPVLLNAELRDGSLRESASESGVKILLYEAGQALRYDEFSIRAGVRGIINTMRHLGMLNKSRSKGHSIERFIARQSGWVRAPESGFVTHLAQLGDHVEKGDKLAIIADPFGNYLDSLESPAEGVVIGKQNIPLTQEGEAVYHIAYFSEPDTVAEHVELLQDNLLPPEQGPVL, from the coding sequence GTGGTAAATGATGTTTTAAGAATTGGGGGTGAAAACATTGCTCCTGGCGAAACAAAAAAGATTGAGTTAGAAATGCCGCCGTTGTACACGGCCACCAATATGAGCATTCCGGTTTACGTTAAACGAGGAAAGCGACCAGGTCCCATTATGTTCGTCAGCGCAGCCATTCACGGTGACGAATTAAATGGCATCGAAATAGTAGGCAGACTTATCCGCTCAAAAGCGATCGAACGCCTAAGAGGAACCCTTATCGCGGTGCCTATGGTTAATGTGTACGGCGTACTAAACCAGTCTCGTTATTTACCCGATAGACGCGATTTGAACCGCAGTTTTCCAGGGAGTAAAAAAGGTTCGCTTGCCGGTAGGTTAGCCAACTTGTTTTTCAAAGAAGTGGTAAGTAAGTGCGATGTCGGCATTGACCTTCACACCGGCGCTATACACCGTAGTAACTTGCCACAGATTCGCGCTGACTTAGACGACCCAGAAGTACTGGAAATGGCAAAAGCGTTTGGCGTACCTGTACTTCTTAACGCAGAGTTACGCGATGGCTCTTTGCGCGAATCGGCCAGTGAAAGTGGCGTTAAAATTCTGCTTTACGAAGCAGGCCAAGCGTTACGTTATGACGAGTTTTCTATTCGTGCCGGCGTAAGAGGCATTATTAATACCATGCGTCATTTGGGCATGCTGAATAAAAGCCGTAGCAAGGGCCACAGTATCGAGCGTTTTATAGCGCGCCAAAGTGGTTGGGTTCGCGCGCCAGAAAGTGGCTTTGTGACGCATCTAGCACAGCTAGGTGACCATGTTGAGAAAGGTGACAAACTGGCCATTATTGCTGATCCGTTTGGCAATTATTTAGACAGCCTTGAAAGCCCTGCAGAAGGTGTTGTAATTGGTAAACAAAATATTCCGCTTACCCAAGAAGGTGAAGCGGTATACCACATTGCATACTTTTCAGAGCCTGATACTGTTGCAGAACACGTAGAATTATTACAAGACAATTTATTGCCACCAGAACAGGGTCCTGTTTTATAA
- a CDS encoding DcaP family trimeric outer membrane transporter, which yields MKAKIKNTATAVALCLAASTGAAQAATIGDTSVKFTGYIKVDAMVSDYSDGTIASGSVGRDFYIPSLTPVGGVDEDPQFDAHIRTSRFRFATSTPTAEGDTINGVFELDFIVTSGGDERISNSYVPRVRHAYLTYKNWLVGQTWTTFMDVGSLPESLDFIGTTDGITFGRQVMVRYTNGGLQLALENPESTITPFGGGSRITSDDNSVPDFVAAYTSKYDWGYVKVAGLLRQLSYDNAAGIDADETSFGVSVTGKYNLSNGDDIRFTFNTGKGLGRYSALNAVNGAVLTESGDLEAIDSTGYGIAYRHKWSEKARSSIMFSAFEADNDVSLTGLATTESTYSTRVNYLYSPTKALTVGAEYAFAKREIEAGLEGDMNRFQVSAKYAF from the coding sequence ATGAAAGCTAAAATAAAAAATACGGCTACAGCAGTAGCGCTGTGCCTGGCAGCATCTACAGGTGCAGCACAAGCAGCAACAATCGGCGACACAAGTGTGAAATTCACAGGCTACATTAAAGTCGACGCTATGGTTAGTGACTACTCAGATGGCACAATTGCATCAGGTAGCGTAGGTCGCGATTTCTATATTCCTTCACTAACACCTGTTGGTGGCGTTGACGAAGATCCACAATTTGACGCGCATATCAGAACGTCACGATTCCGCTTTGCTACTTCTACTCCAACTGCTGAAGGCGATACCATTAACGGTGTTTTCGAGCTCGACTTCATTGTAACGAGCGGCGGTGATGAGCGTATCAGTAACTCCTACGTGCCTCGTGTTCGCCATGCATACCTTACCTACAAAAACTGGTTGGTAGGTCAAACTTGGACGACATTCATGGACGTTGGTTCACTACCAGAGTCTCTTGATTTCATTGGTACGACTGACGGTATTACCTTTGGTCGTCAAGTTATGGTGAGATATACCAACGGCGGCCTTCAGCTTGCGCTAGAAAACCCAGAATCAACCATTACGCCATTTGGCGGTGGTAGCCGAATTACGAGTGACGACAACAGCGTTCCAGACTTTGTAGCTGCCTATACGTCAAAGTATGACTGGGGTTATGTAAAAGTTGCGGGCTTATTAAGACAGTTGTCTTACGATAATGCCGCTGGCATTGATGCGGACGAAACCAGCTTTGGTGTATCGGTAACCGGTAAATACAATTTGTCTAATGGCGACGATATTCGCTTCACGTTCAACACGGGTAAAGGTTTAGGCAGATACTCTGCGCTAAACGCAGTTAATGGTGCAGTACTTACCGAAAGCGGCGACCTTGAAGCCATAGACTCAACAGGTTATGGCATTGCGTATCGTCACAAGTGGAGCGAAAAAGCGCGCAGTAGCATCATGTTCTCGGCGTTTGAAGCAGACAATGACGTATCATTAACAGGTTTAGCCACCACTGAAAGCACTTATAGTACACGTGTAAACTACTTGTACTCGCCAACTAAAGCGCTAACCGTTGGTGCTGAATACGCTTTCGCAAAGCGTGAGATTGAAGCCGGCCTTGAAGGCGACATGAACCGCTTCCAAGTTTCAGCAAAATACGCATTCTAA
- a CDS encoding aldo/keto reductase, with amino-acid sequence MKFNRLGNSDLQVSDVCLGTMTWGIQNTQQDADEQMAFALDKGVNFVDTAEMYPVPPNVDTYGDTERIIGNWISRNESKRSDIVLMTKIAGSGLKYIRNAGPITADAIANALTYSLERLKTDYIDVYQLHWPNRVTPHFGKHWPDGADPTKTNREKELDGMRDILLGIKRALDEGKIRHWGLSDDTPWGIHAFLTLCKELDMPLPVSIQNEFSLLHAKDWPYLIEMCELENIAYLPWSPLATGMLSGKYQDGARPEGSRWTLAQRMGLFRDKAPAQAATAEYMKIAENAGITPSQLALAWCKQVPGVTSTIIGATTVPQLKENIDAFDISLSKETLDDIHSVLRQYPLGF; translated from the coding sequence ATGAAGTTTAACCGCTTAGGAAATAGCGACTTACAGGTGTCGGATGTGTGTTTGGGCACAATGACATGGGGCATTCAAAACACCCAGCAAGATGCAGACGAGCAAATGGCGTTTGCCCTGGATAAAGGCGTGAACTTTGTCGATACGGCCGAAATGTATCCTGTTCCCCCAAATGTAGATACCTATGGCGATACAGAGCGCATTATCGGTAATTGGATTTCGCGGAACGAATCAAAGCGCTCTGACATTGTTTTAATGACTAAAATTGCTGGCAGCGGTTTGAAGTACATTCGCAACGCAGGGCCCATTACAGCTGACGCTATCGCAAACGCACTCACCTATTCATTAGAGCGCTTAAAAACCGATTATATCGACGTTTACCAGCTTCATTGGCCGAATAGAGTTACACCTCATTTCGGTAAGCATTGGCCGGATGGTGCTGATCCAACCAAAACCAATCGAGAAAAAGAACTGGATGGTATGCGTGATATCCTTTTAGGCATTAAGCGCGCGCTGGATGAAGGGAAAATTAGACACTGGGGGCTGTCAGATGACACGCCTTGGGGCATTCACGCCTTTCTTACACTTTGCAAAGAGCTGGATATGCCGCTTCCAGTTTCTATTCAAAATGAGTTCAGTTTACTTCATGCGAAAGACTGGCCTTATTTAATTGAAATGTGTGAACTAGAGAACATTGCTTACCTTCCGTGGTCGCCGTTAGCAACGGGTATGTTAAGTGGTAAGTATCAGGATGGAGCCAGACCGGAAGGTAGTCGTTGGACACTAGCTCAGCGTATGGGGTTATTTAGAGATAAAGCGCCAGCGCAGGCAGCTACAGCAGAATATATGAAGATTGCAGAAAACGCAGGAATAACACCTTCGCAGCTCGCGTTGGCGTGGTGTAAGCAAGTACCTGGTGTTACCTCAACAATTATTGGTGCTACCACTGTGCCTCAACTTAAAGAAAATATAGACGCGTTTGATATTTCACTTTCGAAGGAAACATTGGACGACATTCACAGTGTACTAAGGCAGTATCCTTTAGGCTTCTAA